From Calothrix sp. PCC 6303, a single genomic window includes:
- a CDS encoding response regulator, which produces MVRIVLVEDQKSIREYVKKMLHTEPSFDVVGMAENGIDGVELIGRLRPDVAVIDIGMPDIDGITLIKIISQRFPLTKVLVLSSHSNNEYIYKALNAGAMGYLHKEISPEEMKEAVRLVSKGYNHLGGRLMKKVINQTSTLNFVDSTSDVLEYAPPTYKGESQALLQKTRSDLESLEVAEKAYLSTTKEEEIAIFLEEKSRKQIGWREIIILFAFAVSATLGLYLVRQRLRSPLPSLSQSEQISNLTKTEFTGKIKPAKIFKIAAPTPSVVEAIYVKIGDHVESGQTIISLKNLEAQKTVEQLTQQHQLVIQQQQTVMQQQETAQQQVLELKNKIFDLNQRETPLATQMAGAELELELAQSQADKVPLPQRQNSIERAQVIYQRAQSKANRLAQLQRQGAISQELLEQAQADARVAKADLEVAQVAAKTSTDLELAKKEKSRIQRRISLNDVQQKRQVLEEQLKKANLDYQQASDRLKLIQQQSEKLLKQKSPSLKSFVTATNKGVIVELPVTPGDQIFTGNTLIGLAEMEKMKVEVSVNARLVNALHPGQKAVVRIGAGAELKEFQAKVVSINPLPGENMNHNVELEFSNPSHALLVGQAAAVQFSLEDK; this is translated from the coding sequence ATGGTTCGTATTGTCTTAGTAGAAGACCAAAAAAGCATCAGAGAATATGTTAAAAAAATGCTGCATACGGAGCCTAGCTTTGATGTGGTAGGCATGGCAGAGAATGGAATTGATGGGGTTGAGCTAATTGGTAGATTAAGACCAGATGTTGCAGTAATTGATATAGGAATGCCTGACATTGATGGAATTACACTGATTAAGATTATTAGCCAGAGATTTCCATTAACTAAAGTTTTAGTTTTAAGCTCCCATAGTAACAACGAGTATATTTATAAAGCCCTAAATGCTGGGGCAATGGGTTATTTGCATAAAGAAATATCCCCGGAAGAGATGAAAGAAGCCGTGAGGTTAGTTAGTAAAGGCTATAATCACCTGGGTGGAAGATTGATGAAAAAAGTCATCAATCAAACTTCGACATTAAACTTTGTAGATAGTACGTCTGATGTCTTAGAATATGCTCCTCCAACTTATAAAGGAGAAAGTCAAGCACTTTTACAAAAAACTCGTTCAGATTTAGAATCCTTAGAAGTTGCAGAAAAAGCATATTTAAGCACTACCAAGGAAGAAGAAATTGCTATTTTTCTGGAAGAAAAGTCTCGTAAACAAATTGGTTGGCGTGAAATCATCATCTTATTTGCATTTGCGGTATCTGCAACTTTAGGGCTTTATTTAGTGCGTCAGCGTTTGCGATCGCCTTTACCATCCCTTAGCCAATCTGAGCAAATTAGCAACCTGACAAAAACTGAGTTTACGGGCAAAATTAAGCCAGCTAAAATTTTTAAAATCGCAGCACCCACACCTTCTGTGGTGGAAGCAATTTATGTGAAAATTGGTGATCATGTGGAATCTGGTCAAACCATCATATCGCTGAAAAATTTAGAAGCACAAAAAACAGTTGAACAGCTAACTCAGCAACATCAGTTAGTAATTCAACAGCAACAAACTGTTATGCAGCAGCAAGAAACTGCCCAACAACAAGTCTTAGAATTAAAAAACAAGATTTTTGACCTGAATCAAAGAGAAACACCCTTAGCAACCCAAATGGCTGGGGCAGAGTTAGAACTGGAATTAGCTCAAAGCCAAGCTGATAAAGTCCCCCTACCTCAACGGCAAAATTCCATTGAACGAGCGCAGGTAATTTATCAAAGAGCGCAGTCAAAAGCCAACCGTTTGGCTCAATTACAGCGACAAGGTGCCATTAGTCAAGAACTACTAGAACAAGCACAGGCTGATGCTAGAGTTGCTAAAGCAGACTTAGAGGTTGCTCAAGTAGCAGCAAAAACCTCAACAGATTTAGAACTTGCCAAAAAAGAAAAATCCCGGATTCAGCGTCGCATATCTCTCAACGATGTCCAACAAAAACGGCAAGTACTAGAAGAACAGTTAAAAAAAGCTAATTTAGACTATCAGCAAGCAAGCGATCGCTTAAAGCTAATTCAGCAACAATCAGAAAAACTGTTAAAACAGAAGTCCCCATCTTTAAAATCTTTTGTCACAGCAACCAATAAAGGAGTCATTGTTGAGCTTCCTGTAACTCCTGGGGATCAAATATTTACGGGTAATACCCTGATTGGATTAGCAGAGATGGAAAAAATGAAAGTGGAAGTCTCTGTTAATGCTCGTTTGGTTAATGCTTTACACCCAGGACAGAAAGCTGTTGTTCGCATAGGTGCGGGTGCAGAATTAAAGGAATTTCAGGCTAAGGTAGTATCAATTAATCCTTTGCCTGGTGAGAATATGAATCACAATGTGGAATTAGAATTTTCAAACCCTAGCCATGCCTTGCTTGTAGGTCAAGCTGCTGCTGTGCAATTCTCCTTGGAGGATAAGTAG
- the pelF gene encoding GT4 family glycosyltransferase PelF yields the protein MSVLLATEGTYPFHKGGVSTWCHVLTTQLPEVDFKLFAIAANPYLELRYDLPSNVKQVVKVPLWGTDDPVEYSWRFPFSQAFKSKLETTQRVINAKFIPLFERFLDAVVFDNAGMGELGYLLVAIHEYFLRYDYHKTMTDRAVWSTFRRLTSQNWHPSVEPDAVTLTETTEAMRLLYRFLISIHLPVPHTDITHSSSAGFCGLPCVIAKLQRGTPYFLTEHGINVREQYLNLNRSIPSLFVRQFLFRLVTAVVKLNYHFADQVSPVCEYNARWERWWGVPSEKIKVIYNGADPELFHPTPPIVKERPQVMNMGLIFPLKGQIDLIAAAAIVRDRIPNVEFRFYGRPSDENYFAQCQELVRTHKLEETINFAGFTSEPWRSYSEADVVAMASISEGFPYALIEAMLSAATIVSTDVGGVSEALADTGLLVQANRPQALAEAILQLLELPEDERRSFGKRAYDRALNLFTQNQFLEEHLKSYRGLIEKATTSDIPNIPSPAMAIR from the coding sequence ATGTCCGTATTATTGGCAACTGAAGGTACTTACCCTTTTCATAAGGGAGGTGTTAGTACCTGGTGTCATGTGTTAACAACTCAGTTACCAGAAGTCGATTTTAAGCTGTTTGCGATCGCAGCTAACCCCTATTTAGAACTGCGCTATGACTTACCTAGCAACGTCAAGCAAGTTGTGAAGGTACCTCTATGGGGAACCGATGATCCGGTTGAATATTCTTGGCGTTTTCCTTTTTCCCAAGCATTTAAGAGCAAACTAGAGACCACACAAAGGGTTATTAATGCTAAATTTATCCCTCTGTTTGAGCGCTTTTTAGACGCTGTAGTTTTTGATAATGCCGGCATGGGAGAATTGGGCTATTTATTGGTTGCCATCCATGAATATTTTTTGCGGTACGACTATCACAAAACCATGACAGATCGGGCTGTGTGGTCAACATTTAGGCGTTTAACTTCACAAAATTGGCATCCTTCTGTAGAACCTGATGCAGTCACCTTAACGGAAACGACTGAAGCAATGCGTTTGCTGTACCGTTTCCTGATCTCCATTCATCTTCCGGTACCCCACACAGATATCACCCATTCCTCATCTGCTGGTTTTTGTGGTTTACCCTGTGTAATTGCCAAATTACAGCGAGGAACTCCCTATTTTCTCACTGAACATGGAATCAATGTGCGAGAGCAATATTTAAACCTCAATCGTAGTATTCCTTCCTTGTTTGTGCGGCAATTTTTGTTTCGCTTAGTGACTGCCGTAGTTAAACTAAATTATCATTTTGCCGATCAAGTATCACCAGTATGTGAATATAACGCCCGTTGGGAACGTTGGTGGGGTGTACCTTCAGAAAAAATCAAAGTAATTTACAATGGAGCAGATCCAGAACTGTTTCATCCCACTCCCCCCATTGTCAAAGAACGTCCTCAAGTGATGAACATGGGGTTAATATTTCCCCTCAAAGGTCAAATTGACCTAATTGCGGCTGCCGCCATTGTACGCGATCGCATTCCCAATGTAGAGTTTAGATTCTATGGTCGTCCTTCGGATGAAAACTATTTTGCCCAATGTCAAGAACTTGTTCGCACCCATAAATTAGAAGAAACAATTAACTTTGCTGGATTTACAAGTGAACCTTGGCGCTCCTATAGTGAAGCTGACGTGGTGGCAATGGCGAGTATTTCTGAAGGATTTCCCTATGCTTTAATAGAAGCCATGCTTTCTGCTGCTACTATCGTTTCTACCGATGTTGGTGGGGTTAGCGAAGCCCTAGCTGATACAGGATTATTAGTGCAAGCAAATCGTCCCCAAGCTTTAGCCGAAGCAATTCTTCAGCTTTTAGAATTACCAGAAGATGAAAGGCGATCTTTTGGTAAGCGAGCCTATGATCGTGCTTTGAATTTATTTACTCAAAACCAATTTTTAGAAGAACATCTCAAAAGTTATCGCGGATTAATTGAGAAAGCAACTACAAGCGATATACCAAATATCCCATCTCCAGCTATGGCTATACGTTAA
- a CDS encoding spherulation-specific family 4 protein, whose amino-acid sequence MSTSVLCVYAQQENSELETPQTEMLNQEIAKPAISSVQQVKILIPLYSYPNWYKPESYIWSKIAESARQVPITAIINPNNGPGNAPPNRDYERGIQDLKSGGVTILGYVHTNYGKRNIDEVKADIDVYANHFQLDGIFLDEAASGIDQVDYYQEIYRYIKTKLQLNQVILNQGTYPDEGYLTKSAGDNLVIFENYSPTWDEYQPLPYTNNHNSEHFSTLIHTVPDAATMKNHIDKAVDRNIQYIYITDDSPDNPDHDPWNSLPSFWQEQVDYIQSLNQGNNSN is encoded by the coding sequence TTGTCAACATCAGTATTGTGTGTTTATGCTCAACAGGAAAATTCAGAATTAGAGACACCACAAACAGAAATGTTAAACCAAGAAATAGCGAAACCAGCAATATCATCTGTTCAACAAGTCAAAATTCTGATACCTCTCTATTCCTACCCAAATTGGTATAAACCAGAAAGTTACATTTGGTCAAAAATTGCCGAATCTGCTCGTCAAGTTCCCATAACTGCCATTATTAATCCTAATAATGGACCAGGCAATGCACCCCCGAATAGAGATTATGAACGAGGAATTCAGGATTTGAAAAGTGGAGGTGTGACAATTTTGGGTTATGTTCATACCAATTATGGCAAACGTAATATTGATGAAGTTAAAGCTGATATTGATGTATATGCCAACCATTTTCAACTGGATGGTATTTTTCTAGATGAAGCCGCAAGTGGGATAGATCAAGTCGATTATTATCAGGAAATTTATAGATATATCAAAACTAAATTGCAACTCAATCAAGTGATACTCAATCAAGGAACTTATCCGGATGAAGGATATTTAACCAAATCCGCAGGAGATAACTTGGTAATTTTTGAAAACTATTCTCCTACTTGGGATGAATATCAACCTCTACCCTACACAAATAACCATAATTCGGAGCATTTTTCGACTTTAATCCACACAGTTCCCGATGCTGCAACAATGAAAAATCATATTGATAAAGCTGTAGATCGAAATATTCAATATATTTATATTACAGACGATAGTCCTGACAATCCCGATCACGATCCTTGGAATAGTTTGCCATCTTTCTGGCAGGAACAAGTGGATTATATTCAATCTTTAAATCAGGGGAATAATTCCAATTGA
- the galE gene encoding UDP-glucose 4-epimerase GalE: MSKKILVVGGAGYIGSHTVRQLGEAGYEVVVYDNLSTGSVAAVLNGKIVVGNLENKALLSQTFAQHKFDAVLHFAASISVPESIANPLQYYANNTANTLRLLECCQEFGIKKFIFSSTAAVYGQPKENPVTELSPTQPMNPYGRSKLMSEQIIQDLAQAAGLKYVILRYFNVAGAEITAKIGQSAKKAEHLIKVACDAALGRRPSATIFGTDFETPDGSGIRDYIHVEDLAAAHVDALRYLDANNDSEIFNCGYGQGYSVREVLEKVKEISGVDFPVIETARRPGDPACVIACADKIRSLLGWQPKYNNLNQIVETALNWDKKLINLAQLETQLAENNFQLGQILVANQIISQSDLEIALIEQFSSPQKIGHILLDKQIISQSDLEKFLLEQSWRKQGVWLRVPAAIA, translated from the coding sequence ATGTCTAAAAAAATATTAGTTGTCGGTGGTGCTGGTTATATTGGTTCTCACACAGTGCGTCAGCTAGGAGAAGCAGGTTATGAGGTAGTGGTTTATGATAATCTTTCCACTGGTTCTGTAGCAGCAGTCCTGAATGGTAAAATTGTCGTTGGTAATTTAGAAAATAAAGCTTTATTATCTCAAACTTTTGCTCAACATAAATTTGATGCTGTTTTACATTTTGCAGCCAGTATTTCTGTTCCCGAATCAATAGCTAATCCACTGCAATATTACGCTAATAATACTGCTAATACATTGCGTTTATTAGAATGTTGCCAAGAGTTCGGAATTAAAAAGTTTATTTTCTCTAGCACTGCGGCAGTTTACGGTCAGCCGAAGGAAAATCCAGTCACCGAGTTATCACCAACTCAACCAATGAATCCCTATGGTCGTTCTAAATTAATGAGCGAACAAATAATTCAAGATTTAGCTCAAGCTGCTGGATTAAAGTATGTAATTCTGCGTTATTTTAATGTTGCTGGTGCAGAAATAACAGCAAAAATTGGTCAATCAGCGAAAAAAGCAGAGCATTTAATTAAAGTTGCTTGTGATGCAGCTTTAGGTCGTCGTCCATCTGCAACTATCTTTGGTACTGATTTTGAAACTCCCGATGGTAGTGGAATTAGAGATTATATTCATGTGGAAGATTTAGCTGCTGCCCATGTAGATGCTTTGCGTTATTTAGATGCAAATAATGATAGTGAAATTTTCAATTGTGGCTATGGTCAAGGTTACAGTGTTCGGGAAGTTTTGGAGAAGGTAAAGGAGATTTCTGGGGTAGATTTTCCTGTAATTGAAACAGCTAGAAGACCAGGAGATCCAGCTTGTGTAATTGCTTGTGCTGATAAGATTCGCTCTTTGTTAGGTTGGCAACCTAAATATAACAATTTGAATCAGATTGTTGAAACTGCTTTGAATTGGGATAAAAAATTAATCAATCTTGCTCAATTGGAAACACAACTTGCTGAAAATAACTTCCAGTTGGGACAAATTCTTGTCGCTAATCAAATTATTTCCCAATCTGATTTAGAGATTGCTTTAATAGAACAATTTTCTTCTCCTCAAAAGATCGGACATATTTTGTTAGATAAACAGATAATTAGTCAATCAGATTTAGAAAAATTCTTACTTGAACAAAGCTGGAGAAAGCAAGGTGTTTGGTTACGGGTTCCTGCTGCTATTGCTTAA
- a CDS encoding polysaccharide deacetylase, with product MDTSDFLLNNELGSEYWVALGIAISKLGILLEDADLDQKITLTFGSNTNINLAKSVMTDLVNSQNLPQIKIVTAATINGAKGAFDRFDNTVYLSSEFLTQNTNNQEAIARVILEEFGHYIDAKINIQDAAGDEGAIFSTLAEGKTLSEAEISSLKSENDSTTIVVNGEARTVELSGTYGNITIDGNASDWTAADRLETPGTTLPGYEIYAKYAGDNYIFAIKSDSNPIGAGTTFWLNTDRNADTGYSIFGIPGLGGSEYNVDFSATGQPSLYTGGAGETLVNGALDFAYGANNQFVEFAVPISQLNGTPEAIDVLTDINNISFLPGDYATQKYTVTTTGNNPPPPPAVFGNITLDGNLSDWTVSDRLDYKLGSGQPGFEIYGKYSGDAYIFAFKSTSTQIGAGTTVWLNTDRNPNTGSPVFGIPGIGGSEYNINFSADGKPYLYTGAAAQNIVSNNPLDFGYGSNNQIVEFAVKISDLNGAPQAIDVLTDINNLNFLPGDYVNQKYTVFATPPVLPARTDFSKNVGIVFSETTAKQFFDEKAYTQLFLSMQYQAMQAGIPFDILTENDLTDINKIANYDALIFPSFRNVQASKLEAIEQTLSDAVYKYNIGIITAGDFLTNDENNNPLAGDAYIRMKQFLNVARNSGGGPVNGSLIAEDINHSVMEEYVAGEEIRSYNNIFFNSYDDGFTNDDNQPTVLADFKVGDQKYNAVLATQTGGRNVHFATEAFMGDNNLVWKALQWAVLDDQPSVRLNMSRDASIFISRNDMDISKEFPEVNPVNDQGQELPGVYDKMIPIIEKWKQDYNFVGSYYINIGNDPADGQYTDWSVSKPYYDKILALESEIGTHSYTHPYNTSLLTPAQLDFEFNQSKIIIEQQLGIQVKGAAIPGNPESVYVSTELNKYLDYVTGGYSGVGAGYPNAFGFMFPGNDFVYMAPNMSFDFSLLEFQKLTPEQAEAKWASEYQQLTNKSAQAILHFPWHDYAPTVWDPDPTDNIPAPPYTEQMFTNVIANAYNNNTEFVTVAELSQRIKSFEKSKLFIENSGNTITAKVQSLDTGAFGLNVEKGQTIQSVTNWYAYDKDTVFLPATGGEFKINLGTVQDDVTRIIDLPMRAELTSVVGDGINLDFSFIGAGKVTLDVQNPLGLKLFTQGADSTIFDGNILQMNFNSFTQHTAKVKFLEDVAPIVANPIANISVNEDAPITTIDLTNVFTDVDDPQSGIFKTILSNSNSNLVTTSIVNNILTLNYLPNQFGTSQVTVRATSGGKTVDNTFSVNVNSIDDAPLVANAIANVNINEDEANTVIDLANVFTDIDNDPTAIIKTLQSNSNGNLINASIVDGKLTLTPQANQFGTSQITIRGTSNGLSVDNTFSVNVNPIDDAPIVANAIADISVNQDAADTVIDLANVFTDIDNSATAIIKAIKSNSNTEVVNASIVGNKLTVDYQPNQFGTAQITVSATSNGITVDDTFNINVKAVGNIINGTNFANTINGTSSRDIISGLAGNDIIYAQGGNDTIFGGDGIDSIQSGDGNDIVYGDAGNDNLQGNNGNDRLIGGKGNDTLLGGAGIDTLIGVNPNDTLAGIGEIDTLTGGTQADLFVLGDRTQAYYNDGNNTTSGTGDYAQITDFSRFEGDKIQLHGSAANYKLGSTSFLSYLLGTGTNIYLTTGGQDELIAVVKGDTLNLSLNSTAFTFV from the coding sequence ATGGACACATCAGATTTTTTGCTCAATAACGAATTAGGAAGCGAGTACTGGGTAGCTTTAGGAATTGCCATCAGTAAACTTGGAATTCTCCTTGAAGATGCAGATCTCGACCAGAAAATAACTTTGACTTTTGGTAGTAATACCAATATCAACCTTGCTAAATCTGTAATGACTGATTTAGTTAATTCTCAGAATCTACCTCAAATTAAAATTGTCACAGCAGCGACAATTAACGGTGCTAAGGGTGCTTTTGATCGTTTTGACAATACAGTTTATTTATCCAGTGAGTTTTTAACTCAAAATACAAATAATCAAGAAGCAATTGCTAGGGTAATTTTAGAAGAATTTGGTCACTATATAGATGCCAAAATCAACATTCAAGATGCAGCAGGTGATGAAGGAGCAATTTTTTCAACATTAGCTGAAGGTAAAACCCTATCTGAAGCTGAAATTTCCAGTTTAAAATCAGAAAATGACAGCACGACAATTGTTGTCAATGGTGAAGCCAGAACTGTAGAATTATCTGGTACTTACGGAAATATCACAATTGATGGTAATGCTAGTGATTGGACTGCTGCTGATAGATTAGAGACTCCTGGAACTACACTACCTGGATATGAAATCTACGCTAAATATGCAGGTGATAATTACATTTTTGCGATAAAATCCGATAGCAATCCAATTGGTGCTGGTACAACTTTCTGGTTGAATACCGATAGAAATGCAGATACAGGTTACTCAATCTTTGGTATTCCTGGATTAGGTGGTTCAGAATATAACGTTGATTTTTCTGCAACTGGACAACCATCTCTTTACACTGGGGGTGCTGGAGAAACTTTAGTTAATGGTGCTTTAGATTTTGCTTACGGTGCGAATAATCAATTTGTAGAGTTTGCAGTTCCTATATCTCAACTAAATGGGACACCAGAAGCTATAGACGTATTAACTGATATTAACAATATCAGCTTTTTACCTGGTGATTATGCAACCCAAAAATATACAGTCACCACCACAGGAAACAATCCCCCACCACCACCAGCAGTATTTGGGAACATCACCCTCGACGGAAACTTAAGCGATTGGACAGTAAGCGATCGCTTAGACTATAAACTGGGGTCAGGACAACCAGGGTTTGAGATTTATGGCAAGTATTCAGGTGATGCTTATATCTTTGCTTTTAAGTCTACTAGTACCCAAATTGGTGCAGGTACGACTGTTTGGCTAAATACTGACAGAAACCCCAATACAGGTTCTCCTGTATTCGGAATTCCTGGTATTGGTGGTTCAGAATATAATATTAACTTTTCTGCGGATGGTAAGCCATATCTCTACACAGGTGCAGCAGCACAGAATATTGTCAGTAATAACCCTCTGGATTTTGGTTATGGCAGTAACAATCAAATAGTAGAATTTGCTGTCAAAATATCTGACTTAAATGGCGCACCGCAAGCGATTGACGTATTAACCGATATTAACAACCTTAACTTTTTACCTGGTGACTATGTAAATCAAAAATATACAGTTTTTGCCACACCACCGGTACTACCAGCAAGAACAGATTTTAGTAAGAATGTAGGTATTGTTTTTTCGGAGACGACAGCGAAGCAGTTCTTTGATGAAAAAGCTTATACTCAGCTATTTTTATCAATGCAATACCAAGCTATGCAAGCTGGTATTCCCTTTGATATTCTCACAGAAAATGACCTCACTGATATTAATAAGATTGCCAATTACGATGCTTTAATCTTCCCTTCTTTCCGCAACGTTCAAGCTAGTAAACTAGAGGCAATTGAACAAACCCTATCTGATGCGGTTTACAAATATAATATTGGCATTATTACTGCTGGGGACTTTTTAACCAACGACGAAAATAACAATCCCTTAGCTGGTGATGCTTATATTCGGATGAAACAGTTTCTAAATGTTGCCAGAAACAGTGGTGGAGGTCCTGTAAATGGTAGCCTCATTGCTGAAGATATAAATCATTCAGTAATGGAAGAGTATGTTGCCGGAGAGGAAATTCGTAGCTATAACAATATCTTTTTTAATAGCTATGATGATGGCTTTACTAATGATGATAATCAACCAACAGTTCTTGCCGATTTTAAAGTTGGCGATCAAAAATATAACGCAGTTCTAGCAACACAAACAGGTGGTAGAAATGTGCATTTTGCCACCGAAGCATTCATGGGGGATAATAATTTAGTCTGGAAAGCTTTACAATGGGCTGTTTTAGATGATCAACCCAGTGTTCGCTTAAATATGAGCCGGGATGCCAGTATTTTTATCTCCCGCAATGACATGGATATATCTAAGGAATTCCCTGAGGTAAATCCTGTAAATGATCAGGGTCAAGAATTACCTGGCGTTTACGATAAGATGATCCCAATTATTGAAAAGTGGAAGCAAGATTATAATTTTGTTGGTTCCTATTACATCAATATTGGTAATGATCCAGCAGATGGACAATACACCGATTGGAGTGTTTCTAAACCATATTATGACAAAATATTAGCTTTAGAAAGTGAAATTGGTACCCACTCATATACCCATCCCTACAATACTAGTTTATTAACTCCTGCACAATTAGATTTTGAGTTCAATCAATCTAAAATTATTATTGAACAACAATTAGGGATTCAGGTTAAAGGCGCTGCTATTCCTGGAAATCCAGAGTCAGTATATGTTTCTACTGAACTAAATAAATATCTAGATTATGTTACAGGAGGGTATTCAGGTGTAGGTGCTGGTTATCCAAATGCCTTTGGTTTTATGTTTCCAGGTAATGACTTTGTGTACATGGCTCCCAACATGTCCTTTGATTTTTCATTACTTGAATTCCAGAAGTTGACCCCAGAACAAGCAGAAGCAAAATGGGCAAGTGAGTATCAACAACTTACCAATAAATCTGCACAAGCAATTCTACATTTCCCTTGGCATGATTATGCACCTACTGTTTGGGATCCTGACCCAACAGATAACATTCCGGCACCACCTTATACTGAACAAATGTTCACTAATGTGATTGCTAATGCATATAACAACAATACAGAATTTGTCACAGTTGCAGAACTTAGTCAACGGATTAAGAGTTTTGAAAAATCTAAGTTATTTATCGAAAATAGTGGCAATACTATCACTGCAAAAGTCCAATCTTTAGATACTGGAGCCTTTGGTTTAAATGTTGAAAAAGGACAAACAATCCAAAGTGTAACTAATTGGTATGCCTATGATAAAGACACAGTTTTCTTACCAGCCACTGGAGGCGAATTCAAAATTAATTTGGGTACAGTCCAAGATGATGTCACCCGAATTATTGACTTACCAATGCGAGCAGAATTAACTTCTGTAGTCGGTGACGGTATCAACCTAGATTTCTCCTTCATTGGTGCGGGAAAAGTTACCCTTGATGTGCAAAATCCCCTTGGTTTGAAACTATTTACTCAAGGTGCAGACAGTACCATCTTTGATGGCAACATCTTGCAAATGAACTTTAATAGTTTTACTCAACATACAGCTAAAGTAAAATTCCTTGAAGATGTAGCGCCAATTGTTGCTAATCCCATTGCAAATATTAGCGTCAATGAAGATGCACCTATCACCACAATCGACTTAACCAATGTCTTTACCGATGTAGATGATCCTCAAAGTGGAATATTTAAAACTATTCTGAGTAACAGCAATAGTAATTTAGTCACCACCAGCATCGTTAATAATATTCTCACCCTCAACTATTTACCTAACCAATTTGGAACTTCCCAAGTTACTGTTCGTGCCACATCAGGCGGTAAAACAGTAGATAATACCTTTAGCGTCAACGTTAACTCCATAGATGATGCACCTTTGGTTGCCAATGCGATCGCTAATGTCAATATCAACGAAGATGAAGCTAATACCGTCATTGATTTAGCCAATGTCTTCACCGATATTGATAATGACCCCACAGCAATCATCAAAACACTTCAATCCAACAGCAATGGTAATTTAATTAATGCCAGCATCGTTGATGGTAAACTAACCCTGACTCCCCAAGCTAACCAATTTGGAACCAGTCAAATCACCATTCGTGGTACATCCAATGGTTTGAGTGTAGACAACACCTTCAGCGTCAACGTCAACCCCATAGATGATGCACCCATAGTTGCCAATGCCATCGCTGATATCTCCGTTAATCAAGATGCAGCCGACACCGTAATCGATTTAGCCAATGTCTTCACCGACATTGATAATAGTGCAACAGCAATTATCAAGGCAATTAAGAGCAATTCTAATACGGAAGTAGTAAATGCCAGCATTGTTGGTAACAAATTAACCGTTGATTATCAACCCAACCAGTTTGGTACTGCTCAAATTACTGTTAGTGCTACATCCAATGGTATTACTGTTGATGATACCTTCAATATTAACGTCAAAGCAGTTGGTAATATCATCAATGGTACAAATTTTGCAAACACCATCAACGGAACTAGTAGTAGAGATATCATCTCTGGATTAGCAGGTAATGACATAATTTATGCTCAGGGTGGTAACGATACCATATTTGGTGGTGATGGTATAGACAGCATCCAGAGTGGTGATGGTAACGATATTGTCTATGGAGATGCTGGAAATGACAACTTACAGGGCAACAATGGTAACGATAGATTAATTGGTGGCAAAGGTAACGACACCCTCCTAGGTGGTGCAGGTATTGACACCCTAATTGGTGTTAATCCTAACGATACCCTAGCAGGTATTGGTGAAATCGATACTTTAACTGGTGGTACTCAAGCTGACTTGTTTGTTTTAGGCGATCGCACTCAAGCCTACTACAACGATGGTAACAACACCACATCTGGAACAGGGGATTATGCTCAAATTACCGACTTTTCCAGATTTGAAGGAGATAAAATTCAACTTCACGGTAGTGCTGCTAATTACAAATTAGGTTCTACCTCTTTCCTTAGTTACCTGTTGGGTACTGGTACCAATATCTACCTCACAACTGGTGGTCAGGATGAACTAATTGCAGTTGTTAAAGGAGATACCCTCAACCTCAGTCTCAATAGTACTGCTTTCACTTTCGTTTAA